Proteins from one Bacillota bacterium genomic window:
- a CDS encoding FAD-dependent oxidoreductase, which yields MKYTAEVAVVGGGVIGTAVAYYLSRQGADVLLLEQNELGSGTSSACDGFVIMQSKNPGVHLQLGLASARIYRDLTAELDWDLEYNPCGGLIVIERPDELPAMETFMHKQQAIGLDVRLISGEEARRLEPNLAPHVVGATYSAQDSQVNPLQVVLGFAQAAIRHGARVQQGTPVQSLVRKNGTIEKVVIPGGCVYAQSYILCTGVFTSALLAPLGLELPLRPRRGQLVVTEPAPSLVRHILLCARYIAAKYHPELLAAAEDDALRLGVGLALEQTAAGTILVGSTREFVDWDTSTTLEGVRTVLRHGARILPALDKLHVIRTFAGLRPYTPDGLPYLGLLPGVDNLYIAAGHEGDGIALAPITGQLLAELVVSGETSISLTEFAPDRFLQGKKQGGNPVISP from the coding sequence GTGAAGTACACGGCAGAGGTGGCGGTGGTAGGGGGCGGGGTTATCGGTACCGCTGTGGCCTATTATCTGTCCCGCCAAGGGGCCGACGTTCTCCTGTTGGAACAAAACGAACTTGGTTCTGGTACGTCGTCAGCCTGCGATGGTTTCGTCATTATGCAGTCAAAAAACCCCGGTGTTCATCTCCAGTTAGGGCTGGCCTCGGCCCGGATCTATCGTGACTTGACAGCCGAGCTGGACTGGGACCTTGAATATAATCCCTGCGGTGGATTGATTGTGATTGAACGGCCCGACGAGCTGCCGGCCATGGAAACGTTTATGCACAAGCAGCAGGCTATCGGTCTGGATGTACGCCTGATCAGTGGCGAAGAAGCTCGCCGGCTCGAGCCTAATTTAGCCCCCCATGTGGTGGGAGCTACATATAGTGCCCAGGATAGCCAGGTCAATCCGCTCCAGGTGGTGCTGGGTTTTGCCCAGGCTGCGATCCGTCACGGTGCGCGTGTACAGCAGGGTACTCCCGTCCAGTCCCTGGTGCGCAAGAATGGCACCATCGAGAAGGTAGTCATTCCCGGTGGCTGCGTTTATGCCCAGTCATATATACTGTGCACCGGCGTGTTCACCTCAGCTTTATTAGCCCCCCTGGGCCTGGAGCTACCGCTTCGCCCCCGCCGGGGGCAACTGGTGGTGACTGAGCCGGCTCCGTCTTTGGTTCGACATATTTTACTCTGTGCCCGCTACATTGCCGCCAAGTACCACCCGGAGCTTTTGGCCGCCGCCGAAGACGATGCTTTGCGTCTAGGTGTTGGGCTCGCCCTGGAACAAACGGCTGCCGGCACCATACTGGTGGGCAGTACCCGCGAGTTTGTAGACTGGGATACATCTACAACGCTGGAAGGGGTCCGAACCGTTTTGCGCCATGGAGCCCGCATCTTGCCGGCCCTGGACAAACTGCACGTTATCCGCACCTTTGCCGGGCTGCGTCCTTATACCCCGGACGGCCTCCCCTACTTGGGCCTGCTGCCGGGAGTGGATAATCTATATATTGCTGCCGGTCACGAAGGCGATGGCATTGCCCTGGCGCCAATCACAGGTCAGCTACTGGCTGAACTGGTGGTGAGCGGGGAAACGTCGATTTCCCTAACGGAGTTTGCCCCAGATCGCTTTCTCCAAGGGAAAAAACAAGGCGGGAATCCGGTGATTTCACCTTAA